In Spirochaetota bacterium, the genomic stretch AATCCATTACAGTATGCAGAGTAAACTTTACTGTTAACGGTATTACACTGTGATAAACATACCGCTTAGGCTTTAATAAATCATGTTTTTTTGCATATTCTTTAATTTGATCTATTGGAATTGCGGTGGTGAGCGTCACAGGGTTTTGAGGTGCTACGTTCAGCACGGTGGTGGAATAGTCAACAGGCTGTAGTAGTATTTCATTATTATTATGTGCGATAGTTATTGTGATTGCTGGTTTTTTTAGCTGTAACTGTGAGGATGATTCGCTGGTAAAGGTTACTGATGCAAGGAGTGGTTGGTTTATGGTATGAATGATGGAGCAGCGCACCTGGATATTGTTTACAACAACAGTTTGGTATATGTAATCGGTTGGTTCCTTTTTTTGTATGATAAGAGTAAGAAGAATAATGAACACAAGAATATTGATGAGTAAAAAGATGCGGGAAAATCTCTTTTTACGCTGATTGGAGTTAGGTGGGGTTTCACCTTTTTTTATATATTCTATTCGTTCCCGTATTTTTTCATTCATTTTTTTATTCTATTTGCTGAACTATAGCTTCAGGGAGCATAAATGTTATTGATTTCATTTTAACGATATCACCATAGATCATGGCAAAGAAGTGTATGGTTAATGTTTTGCTTTGTTTCAGTGTTTTAAAAAAATAAGAATTAACAGGATTAGTGGCAAAATGAAATGTGTGATACGTTTGTATTTCTTTGCCATCAGCAAACATGGTAAGCGCTGTTGATTTTTCTTCTTTTTCTATGAGCCATGATACATTGGTTGGTAAAATTTCGTCAATAGCTTCGGGCAGGTCAAAATACAAAAGGTAGTAATCATCAGGTGTTGATAGAAGCAGTGACATCCCTGCATCCTCAAAAAAGTCGTAAATAGGATCAAAAAACTCTTTGTCAAGCGGTGAGTTGTCAGGAAGTTTTTGCAATGCTTCAATAAACTGTTTGGTTGCAATGATGTCCATATCCAGTAACTATCGCCTATAAATATTTTTACGTAAAAAGACAATGCAGAAGGTTGAGTCTGTTGACAGTAACTATCGCCCTAAAAATTATACATAATATCAACATTGGTGTTGGTGATTAAGCCGTATAGCTTGAATGCAAAATATATGATTACAAATACAAGCAATATCATTATGACAATATTCATTTTGTCAAGCAGTCTGTCCGAGATAGATTCCTGCAATTTGTTCATCATGAATGCAATGAGTGTGAGGTAACCTGCAAGGCCGGTGCAGCAGGCAACAAGAAAAGTTGCTTTGAGTGGAATTGTCATAGTTTGGAAAAGTTCAAGGTCAATTAAAAGCTTGTAGCCAATAACCCACCACACAATCATGCCAGGGTTGGTGATAGCAATAGTGAAACCAGTTAAAAACGATGTGCGCTTTTTGTACTGAATGTGCGTTTTGATGTGTGGCGGTATATGTTTGTGTTCGCGGTAGGAACGGTATAACAGTGCAATGATGACAAGGATGCCAAGTGAATACGTAAATATCTGCACATTGGGATAATGCAAAAAACCACCAATGCCAAAAAGCACCAGCACACCATAGATAAAGTCGGACGTCACAGAACCAAGCGCAACAGAAATTGCTGGCTTAAGATGTCCATTGATGGCTTTTTTAATAACTTCAAGCTGAACAGCACCAACAGGAATTGATGATATAAATCCAATAAAAAGGCCAAATGCAAATAAGAAAAAGATATGAATGGTGTACATGCCATACCTGCAAATAGAAATTTTGCTAATTATATACGATGTAAATTACTTAAAAAAGTTGCAAGTATTTTTTAAAAATAATATGAATTGTAAGAATTGGACAGAAATTTATAATACTATTTCTTCTTCTTTTTCAATTCTTCAACTTCCTGAGGTGTGAGTTTGCGCCCCTGTAATACTATTTTGCGAATTGATTCCTTTGAAAAATCATCTTCAAAGATTATCTCTTTACCTTTGTAAACTTTAAGGTTGTCAATAATTGGGATGCAATGCTTTGAGGCAAAGCCAATCTTACCGCTTTCTGGCTCTTCGTTAAGTGTGTGCGATAGTACCTGTGCATTGTCTATTGCAACGGCAATGGTTTTGCCCTGCACAGTGATTGTCAGCGTGTATGTCCTTCCGTATTCAAGCGATACTTCTCTAGAAGCTAATGTGGTGATATAAAAATTGCCCTTTGCCTGCTTTGGCAGCGTGGTGTCTTTGATGTCGGATTTGATGATGCTAATGGTGTGTATATTTGAACTGTTCCCGGCAAACTGTACTGCATAGAATTGTCGGTAATCAGATGCAGCAAAAAAAGTCATGTAGGTGATACTGTCAGCAGGTGCATGCAGTGAAATAGTGTGTGTGAGTTGCGTAATGGTAAATTCATCTGTACTTAT encodes the following:
- a CDS encoding LysE family translocator, whose protein sequence is MYTIHIFFLFAFGLFIGFISSIPVGAVQLEVIKKAINGHLKPAISVALGSVTSDFIYGVLVLFGIGGFLHYPNVQIFTYSLGILVIIALLYRSYREHKHIPPHIKTHIQYKKRTSFLTGFTIAITNPGMIVWWVIGYKLLIDLELFQTMTIPLKATFLVACCTGLAGYLTLIAFMMNKLQESISDRLLDKMNIVIMILLVFVIIYFAFKLYGLITNTNVDIMYNF